In Leishmania braziliensis MHOM/BR/75/M2904 complete genome, chromosome 29, a genomic segment contains:
- a CDS encoding putative ubiquitin hydrolase, whose product MPFPVAHEACPHAWNESAMVSPFPGMTVHRDECAYCCRSCCQGDGVYVCMACHTGLCCEHLEKHMTICETHVMYTTIKELPAKETDEVKDVNYLGVGAPKEYETAVCCADCQVQFAQVPELAVEACSGIINAPEPGAQDSTAGGDVGRLQKPQCPHLVCLEQLPSPFHVHPPTSDDMCSAEACGCHVNNWMCVTCGAIGCPRPEAGGKGHALQHYELTGHPASVKLGTITAQGADYYCYACDDDVDDVHFTAHMAHFGVDVHTAKKTAKTMGELEYDYSSQFDFNKITEAGASLTPSYGPGHTGIKNIGNSCYLASVVQCLMSLAPFQRFFFPAKSTPHQAQCTADPYTCHHCQTERVAAGLLSGEFSREGHDLTNSICPRLFKKVFAKQHPEFSTGAQQDAQEYLLYLLEEMQRYVRPNVNGSAGAGGAQQPVHPSEIMEMVMEHRIECSKCHRVRYTYEKDKCLSLPIPIDPMVASTDAAATSEAEVLEVEVDAIRPRCSLEDCLRAATLPSSIQCRCEVCGESVTYSTVTRLASFPDVLPVCIRRTYFDIATHNTKKMDVYVEVPQELELEAYRGIGLQPGEVPMPASSATSAEGPRADAHVAAPLQEVDEVALVSVVSMGIDIDVARYALIQTNMNIERAIDYIFSHPHIADDVKAAPPLHSEEQQLTPTRAATAVSVPKSATDGTASYELTAMISHMGASARTGHYVCHIKDAATGKWLLFNDEKVGESQNPPFSLAALYFFQRKT is encoded by the coding sequence ATGCCGTTCCCTGTGGCACACGAGGCATGTCCTCATGCATGGAATGAGTCTGCCATGGTGAGCCCGTTCCCCGGAATGACGGTGCATCGTGACGAATGCGCgtactgctgccgctcgtgcTGTCAAGGCGACGGGGTCTATGTCTGTATGGCATGCCACACGGGTCTGTGTTGCGAGCACCTAGAGAAGCATATGACAATCTGCGAGACGCACGTCATGTACACAACCATCAAGGAACTGCCCGCAAAGGAGACGGATGAAGTGAAGGATGTGAACTACCTTGGTGTAGGGGCCCCTAAGGAGTATGAGACCGCGGTGTGTTGCGCAGATTGCCAGGTGCAGTTTGCGCAAGTGCCGGAGCTGGCTGTGGAAGCGTGCAGCGGAATCATTAACGCGCCGGAGCCAGGCGCGCAGGACAGCACAGCTGGTGGTGATGTGGGCCGCCTGCAGAAGCCGCAGTGCCCACACCTGGTGTGTctggagcagctgccgaGCCCCTTTCATGTTCATCCACCCACTTCCGACGACATGTGTTCCGCGGAAGCGTGCGGATGCCACGTGAACAACTGGATGTGCGTCACGTGCGGTGCGATCGGTTGCCCTCGTCCCGAGGCAGGCGGCAAAGGtcatgcgctgcagcactatGAGCTGACGGGACACCCGGCTAGTGTCAAACTTGGCACCATCACCGCGCAGGGCGCTGACTACTACTGCTACGCCTGCGACGATGACGTTGACGACGTACACTTCACAGCACACATGGCACACTTCGGCGTTGATGTGCACACTGCCAAAAAGACCGCCAAAACGATGGGTGAGCTGGAGTACGATTACTCCTCGCAGTTTGACTTCAACAAGATCACCGAAGCTGGCGCGTCCTTGACTCCATCTTACGGCCCAGGCCACACTGGCATCAAGAATATTGGCAACAGCTGCTACCTCGCATCCGTTGTGCAGTGCCTCATGTCACTGGCTCCGTTCCagcgcttcttctttccaGCCAAGTCAACCCCGCATCAGGCACAGTGCACCGCGGATCCGTACACCTGTCACCACTGCCAGACGGAGCGCGTGGCCGCCGGTTTGCTCTCGGGTGAGTTCAGCCGGGAGGGCCACGACCTCACCAATAGCATCTGCCCCCGTCTCTTTAAGAAGGTGTTCGCCAAACAGCACCCTGAGTTCTCCACCGGCGCCCAGCAGGATGCGCAGGAGTACCTGCTCTACCTACTGGAGGAAATGCAGCGATACGTGCGCCCCAACGTCAACGGCAGTGCAGGCGCCGGTGGTGCACAGCAGCCGGTGCACCCGTCTGAGATTATGGAGATGGTGATGGAACATCGTATAGAGTGCAGCAAATGCCATCGAGTGCGCTACACATACGAGAAGGACAAGTGCCTATCCTTGCCGATTCCGATCGATCCAATGGTGGCCTCGACAGACGCGGCCGCCACAAGCGAGGCAGAGGTGCTCGAGGTAGAGGTGGATGCGATACGACCCAGGTGCTCTCTGGAGGACTGCCTGCGAGCGGCCACCTTGCCAAGTAGCATCCAGTGCCGGTGTGAGGTGTGCGGTGAATCGGTCACGTACTCCACTGTCACCCGTCTCGCCAGCTTCCCAGATGTGCTGCCAGTGTGCATCCGCCGTACGTACTTTGACATAGCCACCCACAACACAAAGAAGATGGATGTGTACGTGGAGGTGCCGCAGGAGCTCGAGCTGGAGGCGTACCGCGGCATTGGGCTGCAACCAGGTGAGGTGCCTATGCCTGCGTCGTCGGCTACCTCTGCAGAAGGGCCTAGGGCAGATGCCCACGTAGCCGCTCCGCTGCAGGAAGTAGATGAGGTGGCGCTGGTTTCTGTGGTCAGCATGGGTATCGACATAGACGTCGCGCGCTACGCCCTTATTCAGACAAATATGAACATTGAGCGCGCCATAGACTACATATTCAGCCATCCACACATCGCTGATGATGTCAAGGCCGCCCCACCGTTGCACTctgaggagcagcagctgactCCAACTCGCGCAGCTACCGCAGTGAGCGTTCCAAAGTCGGCCACTGATGGGACCGCCTCGTACGAGCTCACAGCGATGATCAGTCACATGGGCGCGAGTGCACGGACAGGGCACTACGTTTGCCACATCAAGGATGCCGCGACAGGCAAGTGGCTCCTCTTCAACGATGAGAAGGTGGGTGAGTCGCAGAAcccacccttctctctaGCCGCGCTGTACTTCTTTCAACGCAAGACGTAA
- a CDS encoding enoyl-CoA hydratase/isomerase-like protein: MYRYSRLIRCAAQPVVKTLQVGHVVTLTINRPSQLNALNRAVSESLMENLEKYDKDTSCSVFIITGEGRAFVAGADIKSMKDRTFSEGVQSNDFSALTRMNTISKPIIAAVNGFALGGGCELAMSCDIIIASEGAKFGQPEIKLATIPGLGGTQRLTRMIGKARAMEWVLLGNTYTAAEAERAGLVSCVVKHEELMPTAMKMANTIASYSQVAVKLAKMAVNQSQETSLAAGLAYESMIFNSTFATHDRKEGMTAFVEKRAPQFRNK; the protein is encoded by the coding sequence ATGTATCGCTACTCTCGCTTGATtcgctgcgccgcgcagcCTGTGGTGAAGACGCTTCAAGTTGGTCACGTGGTCACGTTAACGATCAATCGTCCTTCCCAACTCAATGCCCTCAACAGGGCCGTGTCGGAGAGCCTCATGGAAAACTTGGAAAAGTACGACAAGGACACCTCGTGTTCCGTCTTCATCATCACAGGCGAGGGTCGCGCGTTCGTCGCAGGGGCCGACATCAAATCTATGAAGGATCGCACCTTTTCCGAGGGCGTCCAGTCAAACGACTTCTCAGCATTGACCCGCATGAACACCATTAGCAAGCCTATCATTGCGGCAGTCAATGGGTTCGCTCTGGGTGGAGGGTGTGAGCTTGCCATGTCGTGTGACATCATTATCGCCAGCGAGGGGGCGAAGTTCGGACAGCCCGAGATTAAATTGGCTACCATTCCCGGACTGGGCGGCACGCAACGTCTGACACGCATGATTGGTAAGGCTCGTGCGATGGAGTGGGTACTCTTGGGCAACACGTACACGGCGGCCGAGGCAGAGCGAGCGGGGCTCGTGTCGTGCGTGGTTAAACACGAGGAGCTGATGCCAACCGCTATGAAGATGGCGAATACGATCGCAAGCTACAGCCAGGTTGCTGTGAAGCTGGCCAAAATGGCTGTGAACCAGTCGCAGGAGACATCACTCGCGGCTGGCTTGGCATACGAGTCTATGATTTTCAATTCTACCTTCGCTACCCACGACAGGAAGGAGGGCATGACTGCGTTTGTGGAAAAGCGCGCACCTCAGTTCCGAAACAAGTAA